In Oncorhynchus gorbuscha isolate QuinsamMale2020 ecotype Even-year linkage group LG02, OgorEven_v1.0, whole genome shotgun sequence, a single genomic region encodes these proteins:
- the si:ch1073-390k14.1 gene encoding deoxyribodipyrimidine photo-lyase — translation MPVSGGEDPMSQVRQMLRELLVGRENAEGFFCLCVSVLGHNDTRTHFLPLIQLLATDHNRLHTTLTSIYLEYFSKDEDDELAVALALSLLEAKGQQQTNTKPLFPDPKLQGQTDTQATATYRPQNSSIQSQSVSPNGSSSQPPPAPLPMGASYAQLAAVGGRRQTQAQHQDSTSPRRSSGHGSSPQTERQRGPTQTQKQTDIKWSNVTQDVCASIATLTSNLNQTKDDVTVVECKVDQSEKPKRSKNRRQRRKGYGQQVVGVPRCPSAPPPVLLWFRRDLRLYDNPAVIGSLEAGGPVIPVFIWCPEEEEGPGVTVAMGGACKFWLHQALSCLSSALEHIGSHLVFLQADEEREGIGSSLLALRSLVRETGAQTVLASALYEPWLRERDQVVVSALQKDRVEVNMVHSYCLRDPYTVTTEGVGLRGIGSVSHFMSCCQMNPGPGLGVPLDPPISLPSPSVWPRGCPLEGLGLARMPCRKDGTTIDWAANIRSSWDFSEEGAQSRLEAFLNDGVYRYEKESGRADAPNTSCLSPYLHFGQLSARWLLWDTKGARCRSPKFIRKLAWRDLAYWQLTLFPDLPWESLRPPYKALRWSNERGHLKAWQKGRTGYPLVDAAMRQLWLTGWMNNYMRHVVASFLIAYLHLPWQEGYRWFQDTLVDADVAIDAMMWQNGGMCGLDHWNFVMHPVDAAMTCDPYGSYVRKWCSELAVLPDDLIHKPWKCPASMLRRAGVVLGQSYPERVVTDLEERRSQSLQDVALVRRRFGEYVDPCSGCDLVPLPPRLVSEAMGGGMVNTGGQFLLPVITRMEFKHQSDDPDADAASNPYNAVLKGYVSRRRNETIAFLNQTDFTASVINEGAERRERQEQDQRRMEGLPRPLAVEQRGKRTPAAKDRFSTVPGRVATSHR, via the exons ATGCCTGTATCGGGTGGTGAGGACCCCATGTCCCAGGTTCGTCAGATGCTGAGAGAGTTGCTTGTGGGGAGAGAGAACGCGGAGGGCttcttctgtctgtgtgtgtctgtactgggACACAACGATACACGGACACATTTCTTGCCGCTCATCCAGCTCCTAGCCACCGATCACAACAGGCTTCACACCACCCTCACCTCCATCTATTTGGAATACTTCTCCAAG gatgaggatgatgagttGGCAGTGGCTCTGGCTCTGTCCCTATTAGAGGCCAAAGGGCAACAGCAGACCAATACCAAGCCCCTCTTCCCAGACCCTAAACTCCAGGGTCAAACAGACACCCAGGCTACGGCAACTTACAGACCCCAGAATAGCTCCATTCAGAGTCAGTCAGTTTCTCCTAATGGTAGCTCCAGCCAGCCTCCGCCAGCCCCTCTGCCCATGGGTGCGAGCTACGCCCAGCTAGCAGCAgtaggaggaaggagacagactcAGGCTCAACACCAAGACTCCACATCACCCAGAAGATCATCTGGACATGGCagctctcctcagacagagagacagagaggcccaACCCAGAcccagaaacagacagatataaagTGGTCTAACGTCACTCAGGATGTGTGTGCCTCTATTGCCACTTTGACATCCAATCTCAACCAAACCAAagatgacgtcactgtggtggaGTGCAAAGTGGACCAATCTGAGAAGCCAAAGCGCTCAAAGAACAGACGTCAGCGGAGGAAGGGGTATGGCCAGCAGGTGGTAGGTGTGCCTCGATGCCCCTCTGCTCCACCCCCTGTGCTGCTGTGGTTCCGCAGGGACCTGCGTCTCTATGACAACCCAGCTGTGATTGGCTCGTTGGAGGCTGGAGGGCCGGTCATCCCCGTCTTTATCTGGtgcccagaggaggaggagggtcctgGGGTAACCGTGGCTATGGGAGGGGCCT GTAAATTCTGGCTGCACCAGGCCCTGTCCTGTCTCAGCTCTGCTCTGGAACACATCGGCAGCCATCTTGTTTTCCTTCAGgcggatgaggagagagaggggattggtTCTTCGCTGCTCGCCCTGAGGAGTCTGGTGAGAGAGACGGGGGCTCAGACGGTGCTGGCTAGCGCCCTCTATGAGCCGTGGCTGAGAGAGCGGGACCAGGTAGTGGTGTCAGCGCTGCAGAAAGACAGGGTGGAGGTTAACATGGTCCACTCCTACTGTCTCAGAGACCCTTATACTGTTACTACTGAGGGGGTGGGACTCAGAG GTATTGGTTCTGTATCCCACTTCATGAGTTGCTGTCAGATGAACCCTGGCCCAGGGTTAGGGGTTCCCCTGGACCCCCCCATATCGctcccctcaccctctgtctGGCCCAGAGGCTGCCCTCTGGAGGGGCTAGGACTGGCACGAATGCCCTGCAGAAAGGATGGAACCACG ATTGACTGGGCGGCTAACATCAGGAGTTCATGGGACTTTAGTGAGGAGGGGGCTCAGTCACGTCTAGAGGCCTTTCTAAAtgatg GTGTGTACAGATATGAGAAGGAATCAGGGCGTGCGGATGCCCCCAACACCAGCTGTCTGTCTCCTTACCTGCACTTTGGCCAGCTGAGTGCTCGCTGGCTGCTGTGGGACACTAAAGGGGCGCGCTGCCGATCCCCCAAGTTTATACGAAAACTGGCCTGGAGGGACCTGGCCTACTGGCAGCTAACATTGTTCCCAGACCTGCCCTGGGAATCACTCAGACCACCATACAAG GCCCTTCGGTGGAGCAATGAGAGGGGTCATCTGAAGGCATGGCAGAAGGGCAGGACAGGTTATCCTCTAGTAGACGCTGCAATGAGACAGCTGTGGCTGACTGGATGGATGAACAACTATATGAGACACGTAGTGGCTTCTTTCCTCATAGCTTACCTCCATCTACCATGGCAGGAGGGATATCGCTGGTTCCAG gacacCCTTGTGGATGCTGACGTGGCCATAGATGCCATGATGTGGCAGAATGGAGGCATGTGTGGTCTGGACCACTGGAACTTTGTCATGCACCCTGTTGACGCAGCCATGACCTGTGACCCTTATGGAAGCTATGTCAGGAAGTGGTGCTCTGAGCTGGCGGTGCTGCCTGATGACCTCATACACAAACCCTGGAAGTGCCCAGCCTCCATGCTGCGCCGTGCCG GTGTAGTCCTAGGCCAGTCCTACCCAGAGCGTGTGGTGACagatctggaggagaggaggagccagTCTTTGCAGGACGTGGCATTGGTGAGGCGGCGTTTTGGGGAGTACGTGGACCCCTGCTCGGGGTGCGACCTGGTCCCCCTGCCCCCCCGTCTGGTCTCGGAGGCCATGGGT GGAGGTATGGTCAACACAGGTGGGCAGTTCCTCCTGCCTGTTATCACCCGTATGGAGTTCAAGCACCAATCAGATGATCCAGACGCGGACGCTGCCTCTAACCCCTATAACGCCGTTCTGAAGGGCTACGTGAGCCGCAGGCGGAATGAGACCATCGCCTTCCTGAACCAGACAGACTTCACAGCCAGCGTGATAAacgagggagcagagaggagggaaagacaggagcaagaccagaggaggatggagggacttCCACGCCCCCTTGCAGTTGAACAAAGGGGAAAGAGGACCCCCGCTGCCAAGGACAGGTTCTCCACAGTGCCTGGGAGAGTGGCTACTTCTCACAGATGA